Part of the Bacillus andreraoultii genome is shown below.
CTTAGTGATCCGGTGGTTCCGCATGGAAGGGCCATCGCTCAACGGATAAAAGCTACCCCGGGGATAACAGGCTTATCTCCCCCAAGAGTCCACATCGACGGGGAGGTTTGGCACCTCGATGTCGGCTCATCGCATCCTGGGGCTGTAGTCGGTCCCAAGGGTTGGGCTGTTCGCCCATTAAAGCGGTACGCGAGCTGGGTTCAGAACGTCGTGAGACAGTTCGGTCCCTATCCGTCGTGGGCGTAGGAAATTTGAGAGGAGCTGTCCTTAGTACGAGAGGACCGGGATGGACGCACCGCTGGTGTACCAGTTGTCTTGCCAAAGGCATCGCTGGGTAGCTATGTGCGGAAGGGATAAGTGCTGAAAGCATCTAAGCATGAAGCCCCCCTCAAGATGAGATTTCCCATTAGTTTATCTAAGTAAGAACCCTTGAAGATGACAAGGTTGATAGGTCCGAGGTGGACGCACGGTGACGTGTGGAGCTGACGGATACTAATCGTTCGAGGACTTAACCTAATTGAATCAAGAAATAATCGGTATATATCCTTACTTTATCTAGTTTTGAGAGAATGAAAAATTTCTCTTATACTAAAGTAATTATTTTCTAATAATAATATGTCTGCTCCTGCGCCGTAGTTATCAAGGATGTAGTTCCTCAGCTCGTCGCAAGCCTGCAGAGATGTATTTTCGAGGAAGTAGGCTCGGTAATAATGGCGAGAAGGTCACACCTGTTCCCATCTCGAACACAGCAGTTAAGCTTCTCAGCGCCGATGGTAATGAAGGCCTTGCCTTTGTGAGAGTAGGACGTTGCCGGGCATAGTAAAAAGACAGTGAAAATTCACTGTCTTTTTTTTATCTACTTAATATTTTTTAAACAAATATTAAGTAGATTTACTACGTTAATGATCTTGAAAAAAGTGAAAGTCTCAATCTTTGTTATAGAATAACTTTCCACTAAAGCACTTGCAAGTGGAAAATAATTATATTATTACCATACAAATTTAGATTATATGACCATTAACCACGGTTGTTCCTGTTCGAAAACCATACGGAAATTTTGATAAAAACATCGTCCTACGAGGAGGACGATGTTTTTTTAATCGTTTATTTTACCTCAAAAAAACCAATGGTCTTACTCACCTACCATACCGTCGTTATCACGATCGTCCATATATGGGTACAACCAATGATCTCTCGTAATTGGCATACTGAATCCTGCTGCTTTTGCTTCTTTGATCGTCACCTGTCCATTACCGTTTGTATCAACATTAGAAATATCATGGTTTGTACTTGAACCTGTTTTTGAACTAGTTGAATCGGTTGGTCCATTCCCTGTTAAACCGAGTGACGCATTTATTTCATCAGGGTTCACATTGTCAAATTTATCAACGATTTCTTTACCCATTAAAGTATAGGTGTACTGATAATGTGAAGGAATCTGCGTTTCAGTGTTTGGATAGGTAATAATCGCTTCAAAATTAGTAGCCCCACCTGCTTTACGGATATTGTCTTCCATATAAGCTTGATCACCATGCCGATTAAGCGTACTATTTTGTGGGGTAATATTATAAGCATTCGATACCCCTCCAAGTGAATCCGCAATAATATGTCCCTCATCTAAAACATCACTTTCAACACCAGGAACCTTAGCCTCATCAGAATAGTATCTGCCAGACGATGTTACGGGTTCGTTATTGTCATCCTGGAGAATAATTTCATCAGCAATGACACGTACAAGCTGTCCGTACTCATTTGTAAATGCCCAATATTGACGATTGCCATAACCAATGTCAACGACGACGTTAGGTTCTCGATGTCCAGATAAGTCGCCACCTTCAACTTCAATGAGTTTGTATCCTGAGAACTGCTCTGTGCTTGATTGGGTTGGTGTTTCTTTTACTACTGGTTCATCAGCAACTGTAGTTTCTTCTTCATTATTTTGTTTTGTTTCAACTGTTGTGACTTCTTGTGAATTTGTTTTATCATTTAGAAGGGATGCATCTTCTACATTGGTACAACCAACTATAAAGATGATTGATAAAAGTAAAATTAAATAGTATATTTTCTTTTTCATTTTACGACTCTCCTAGAATAGTTTTATAGTGTTCATTCTATGAATCACGGAATATAAAATTAGAATAACAATTCGAAGTAAAGTATAATATTTCAATAAAGGCTAATATCGTTTTAAATTGCAACTGAATGATTTTTTAAAACAAACAGCCGTTCTAAATTTCTCCCTATGTGTTTGATGGATGTTAATCACTTGTACAGATTGTTACATGCATTCACTGTGTTTATTCGCTTATTTTCCTCTCACCTTTATTTATCGATAATATATTCGTTCACTATTGTCTTCTGTAGCCATCGTATGTTCGTATGTATTTATATACTAACATTATTTTTTTGTGTAGTAAAACTAGCATTAGTTTCCCCATATGTACAATTTGTTGTTGTCTTTCCAGAATTATAAACGGATAACGGTGAAAATAACTCCAACATTTTCGCTCTTAAGAACTTCCTCTTGTTGGTAGAAAAAGAAAAGCGAAGTGAGGGGGACTATTATAATTGTTAATAACCTTTGAGCCCTTCCGATTAATGGTTTTTCGGACAATATGTGGTCACTCAAATGAGGGTGAAACAATCACGAACGTAAAATAACGGGAAAATGAATCTGTTTTCACACAATCGTTGATATATCAGGTTAATCTAATTATAAATCTCTACCATTATGAATCTCTTTGTAAAACAAGATAAAGTAGGATTTGATTCTCTTTTCTAGAATTAATGAATATAATCCGTTGTCAAAGTTATTTAAAGAGGGGGTCCCTTAATGAAAAATATACTGGTGTTAGGTGGAACACGGTTTTTCGGACAGAAGTTGGTGGAACTTTTGCTTGAAGAAGGGCACCATGTTACGATTGTTACTCGCGGGAAGTCCGGGAATCCGTTTGGTAATCGGGTGGAGCATATTACAGTTGATCGAAGGAACAAAAAAGAATTTGCAGCAAAATTTGACGGGCGAACTTTTGATATTGTATATGACAATATTTGTTATTCTCCTAACGAAGCGCATGCGTTTTGTGATGTATTTAACTGGAAAATTGGTAAACTAATTTTTACTTCAACGCTTTCTGTATATGATGTCGATGGAAATGTGAAAAGGGAGGAAGATTTTGATCCTTACCATTATGAACTTCAGATGGGCAATCGTTCGGATTTTTCCTATAGAGAGGGGAAACGTCAAGCGGAGGCTGTTTTTTATAAATATGCAGATTTCCCTGTTGTATCGGTTCGGATTCCAATTGTAATGGGAGAGGATGATTATACGCGTCGCCTACATTTCCATGTGGAGCGTATTGCGAAGGAGGAAGTAATTGGCTTTGTCAATATGGAAGCTGAAATGTCCTTTATTTTAGCAACGGAGGCCGCTAATTTTATAAAATGGGCTGGATTTACAGATGTGGTGAATGGACCGTATAATGCACAAGCGAATGGGAAGATTTCCTTGGCTAACCTTATAAAATTAGTGGAAGAGACTATCGGGAAAAAGGCGAAAATTACGTTTGATATGGATGAAGATAATGGATCGCCTTACGCTATTTTTGATTCGTGGTATATGTCGAACGAGAAAGCGACAAAAGCAGGATATTATTTTTCCAATTTGGATGATTGGTTAAAGCCATTAGTGGAGTCGATTGCAAAAGGAATATAGAGTGGAAGTGAAAGTGGGGAGCTCGTACGGTTTTCCACTTTCATTATGTAATTTAGTCGTTTTCTGAATGGACCATTAATAATCTGCATACAGTTTAAAGAAAAACGGTTTGGAGTGGATTGCTTGAGTAAATTTAATCCAGGAAAGCTTTATGTGGAGTACAGAGATGATATTACTCCTTTTAAGCCGATAATTCCTAGATGCTATACATTAACACACTCGGATACGACAGGAGATTTGTTTTTAACTATCGGCAGTGGTATTGCTTTAGACAAAATCAATTCAATGCGTGATGAAGTGGTGGGAGAGTGGCGATTAAAGGACAATTCTTTGTATTATTATGTTCATTTATATATTGATCAAGGGGAGTACGATCTAGTTACAGCCAAAAAACGGAATGAAATTTTTAGACGTGAATTACCTCTTGCGTTGACCGCCATTCGATATGGTGATCGGTCATTATTCCATATATACCCATCTCTAGATGATGCCTCAGTCATCGTTCATTTTATTTCCGCAAATCCATCTCTAGCTAGACAAGAAATTTGGGGAATCTTTCGTGATTATTCTCTATTTTGATTGGTTTTGGTTCTTAACTAAATGCCCTTAGGAAATCAAATTATTGTCGACGGAAATTTGAAGTGAAAAACGCCCAGAAATATCTGAGCGTTGTAAATTGTCAATACATGTGTCACTGGGGTTAATTTGTCTTGGTGAAATACTATTAACTTATAATATTACATGATTAAGATATTCTCTTGTTCTTTTTGGAAAAACAGTAAAAGTATACAGCCAATTCCAAAATAGTTCATTTTTATTTTTTGCAATAATACCTCGTATGAACATATTCGGGACGATTGGTTCATTAATAAGACCTGTAACCGTGTATGTTCTATTCGTATTCACATCGGTTAGTACCGTTAATGATTCTTCCATTTGTGTAACTTCATAGACACTCGTTAAACTATCTTGGAAACTTTTTATAGAATCCTTTATTTTATTTAAATCTTCGGTCGGACTCCAATTTTTTTCGTAAATATGTTTATGCTGCTGTTGATATAATTCTTTTAATATTTGTTCACAATGTATTAATTCCGAATCGGATTGTTTCAGGAAGGAGTCAACAAAAGGAAACCAATTGATACGATGTTTTTTGTCGAGCCAATGGACAAAATTTTTCAGCTCTGATAAGAATCCTTCTACTTCGGCTTCCTCTCTAGTCGGATTTATGCAAGTTGGGTAATAAAGAAACAAGAATTCTTTCCAAAAAGTTTCATCTATATCTAACCACGATGCAAGTTTCACATCTTCTAAAAAGTATGTTAAATAATTCCCAAAGATGTAAAGGAACTCATTTCGCTTTTTGCACTTTGGCTTTTCCAGTTTATACTGTATTAAATCATCTCCATAAAATTCTAATAATCCACGATATCGTAATTGAAACTGGGAGCTTATATAAAG
Proteins encoded:
- a CDS encoding NAD-dependent epimerase/dehydratase family protein; translation: MKNILVLGGTRFFGQKLVELLLEEGHHVTIVTRGKSGNPFGNRVEHITVDRRNKKEFAAKFDGRTFDIVYDNICYSPNEAHAFCDVFNWKIGKLIFTSTLSVYDVDGNVKREEDFDPYHYELQMGNRSDFSYREGKRQAEAVFYKYADFPVVSVRIPIVMGEDDYTRRLHFHVERIAKEEVIGFVNMEAEMSFILATEAANFIKWAGFTDVVNGPYNAQANGKISLANLIKLVEETIGKKAKITFDMDEDNGSPYAIFDSWYMSNEKATKAGYYFSNLDDWLKPLVESIAKGI
- a CDS encoding DNA/RNA non-specific endonuclease; translated protein: MKKKIYYLILLLSIIFIVGCTNVEDASLLNDKTNSQEVTTVETKQNNEEETTVADEPVVKETPTQSSTEQFSGYKLIEVEGGDLSGHREPNVVVDIGYGNRQYWAFTNEYGQLVRVIADEIILQDDNNEPVTSSGRYYSDEAKVPGVESDVLDEGHIIADSLGGVSNAYNITPQNSTLNRHGDQAYMEDNIRKAGGATNFEAIITYPNTETQIPSHYQYTYTLMGKEIVDKFDNVNPDEINASLGLTGNGPTDSTSSKTGSSTNHDISNVDTNGNGQVTIKEAKAAGFSMPITRDHWLYPYMDDRDNDGMVGE
- a CDS encoding staygreen family protein gives rise to the protein MDCLSKFNPGKLYVEYRDDITPFKPIIPRCYTLTHSDTTGDLFLTIGSGIALDKINSMRDEVVGEWRLKDNSLYYYVHLYIDQGEYDLVTAKKRNEIFRRELPLALTAIRYGDRSLFHIYPSLDDASVIVHFISANPSLARQEIWGIFRDYSLF